Proteins from a single region of Oncorhynchus keta strain PuntledgeMale-10-30-2019 chromosome 20, Oket_V2, whole genome shotgun sequence:
- the LOC118390837 gene encoding membrane progestin receptor alpha-B-like, which yields MHCCQSPETIQPATTTVPPSIRPSLMATIVMDRIGRLFINLQQVRAVPQMLTEVAPSMPGTLRDTEVPRFFRERYIHAGYRPLHQGWRYYFLSLFQRHNETINVWTHLLGSLLVLVKFLQLAETVDFIHDAHAWPLLILLLSSLTYMACSTVAHLLAAKSEFYHYCFFFLDYVGVAQYQYGSAVAHFYYAVEPDYHRWVSSVFMPTATFLCCLSCLGCCYGKFRNHSLRVWVRKVGQVVPSAMAYAWDTSPVFHRLLLWPTTHSDDITAAASGVVGDPAISFHGGQVAFFLSSAFFFTNPLPERLFPGHCDFLGQGHQLFHVFLVICTLCQIQASHLDYLGRRPLYTQLHGERGAAATIYLVQYGATQVVCVCIAVFMARKVKRLLDCRDKSK from the exons ATGCATTG TTGCCAGTCTCCTGAAACTATCCAGCCAGCAACAACAACGGTCCCACCATCCATCAGACCATCCCTCATGGCAACGATTGTCATGGATAGGATTGGGCGTCTGTTCATCAACCTCCAGCAGGTAAGGGCGGTGCCCCAGATGCTGACAGAGGTCGCCCCCTCCATGCCCGGCACGCTACGGGACACCGAAGTTCCCAGGTTCTTCAGAGAGCGCTACATCCACGCCGGATACCGACCGCTCCACCAGGGCTGGAG GTACTACTTCCTTTCGCTGTTCCAGCGTCACAATGAGACCATCAACGTGTGGACCCACCTGCTGGGgtctctccttgtcctggtcaaGTTCCTCCAGCTGGCTGAGACGGTAGACTTCATCCATGATGCCCACGCCTggcccctcctcatcctcctcctgtcctccctgacCTACATGGCCTGCAGCACTGTAGCCCACCTCCTGGCCGCCAAATCAGAGTTCTACCACTACTGCTTCTTCTTCCTGGATTATGTAGGAGTGGCTCAGTATCAGTATGGCAGCGCCGTGGCTCACTTCTACTATGCTGTGGAACCAGATTACCACCGGTGGGTCTCCTCGGTCTTCATGCCCACTGCCACCTTCCTCTGCTGCCTGTCATGCCTGGGCTGCTGCTATGGGAAGTTTCGCAACCACAGCCTGCGGGTCTGGGTCCGGAAGGTGGGGCAGGTGGTTCCCTCGGCTATGGCCTATGCCTGGGATACTAGCCCGGTGTTCCACCGCCTCCTCCTCTGGCCTACGACGCACAGTGATGACATCACTGCCGCGGCCAGTGGCGTAGTCGGTGACCCGGCTATATCCTTCCATGGGGGCCAGGTAGCCTTCTTCCTGTCCAGTGCATTCTTCTTCACCAACCCACTTCCAGAGCGTCTGTTCCCAGGCCACTGTGATTTCCTGGGGCAGGGCCACCAGCTGTTCCACGTCTTCCTGGTGATCTGTACCCTCTGTCAGATCCAGGCCTCTCACCTGGACTACCTGGGCCGACGGCCACTCTACACACAGCTAcacggagagagaggagcagcagCCACTATCTATCTGGTTCAGTATGGAGCCACGCAGGTGGTCTGTGTCTGTATAGCAGTCTTCATGGCGAGGAAAGTAAAACGGTTGCTTGACTGCAGAGACAAGTCCAAATGA